GCATTGGCCGATGAAGAAAATCCGGATGTTACAGAATGGCGCTCACACTTTCATGTACCCGTTTTCCTCGACCGGTTCGATGTGTTGCAATCCACGCAGGAAGACATCAGGCAGGTGCTTGCCTTACAGCAGCAACAGCCGTTTACAGCACATATGGAAGTGGAAACGTATACCTGGGATGTATTACCTCCTGCATTGAAACAGGAAATGGCGGCGTCGGTTTCCAGGGAACTATTGTGGTGTAAGGAAACGCTCAACGCCTGAGCAGCCGGAAATAGCATCAGACTGTGCAATAGCATAAACCAGCTTGTTTTTTCCCGGGCTGAATTTTAGCTTTACGCCGGAATTGAATGGCCATAGAATCTATGAAAAAAACAGTAGTAATTGACGTTGTAGGGCTCTCTTCTTCATTGTTGGAGCACCTGCCTTTTTTAAAGGCTTATACACAACAACGGCACCTGGCAACGGTGAATCCTATGCTGCCTGCAGTAACCACTGCAGTACAGAGTACCTATCTTACCGGGCAATGGCCCAGTGAGCATGGTATTGTAGGCAATGGCTGGTACGACAGAACAGATGCGGAAATTAAATTCTGGAAGCAATCCAACAAACTGGTGGATGCTCCAAAAATCTGGGACCGCGCACGGAAACTGGATCCCTCCTTTACCTGCGCGCAAATGTGCTGGTGGTATAATATGTACGCCAATGTGGATTACTCGCTGACTCCCCGACCCAACTACCTCTCTGATGGTCGTAAAGTGCCGGATTGTTATACTACTCCATCCTCACTGAGAGATCACCTGACAGAACAGCTGGGACGCTTTCCACTGTTCAATTACTGGGGGCCTACCGCCAACATCAAATCTTCCCAATGGATAGTAGATGCTACTATCATCACCGATAAAATGTACGATCCTACACTCACGTTTGTATATCTTCCCCACCTCGACTACTGCCTGCAGAAATTTGGTCAGGATCCGGTACGAAATGCAAAGGAGCTGAAGGAAATCGATGATCTCTGTAAACAACTCATCTCTTATTACCAGCAAAAGAACTGTGAGCCCATCGTTCTCTCTGAATACGGTATCACCAATGTGAATAACCCGGTTCATCTTAACCGGATCCTCCGGCAGGAAGGCCTGCTGGCGCTCCGTGAGGAAAACGGATTGGAACTATTGGATGCAGGGGCATCCAAAGCCTTTGCAGTGGCCGACCACCAGCTGGCGCATATCTATATCAACGATCCTTCCTGCTATAAGAAAGTGCGCACCATACTGGAAAATGTTCCCGGTGTACAACTGGTGCTCGACCGGGAAGGGAAGAGGCAACATCAGCTGCATCATCCGCGTGCGGGGGATCTCATTGCGGTGGCCGATTCCAACAGCTGGTTTACTTATTACTACTGGCTGGACGACAAAAAAGCGCCGGACTTTGCCCGAATCGTCGACATTTTCCGTAAACCCGGATATGATCCGGTTGAGATGTTCATGAATCCGGCAGATCCATTTGTTAAACTGAAGGCTGGTTTTAAGCTGCTGAAGAAAAAACTGGGTTTCCGCTACCTGATGAACGTGATCCCGCTGGATGCTACCCTCATTAAAGGATCGCATGGCCGTTTGGAAGAAAACCCGATTTACCACCCGGTCGTGATCAGCCCCCGCGCGCTTTCCAAAACCAGTCTGGATGCAGTTGACGTATATGAAGTGATATGGAACCAGCTCACTGGTAAATAAATGGTATGTATAAATATAGCCTGACCCTGTTTACAGTATTATTGCTGGCGCTCAGCCTGCGGGCACAGGATACCGCCTTTCTCCGTTCCTTTAATCAGGAACGC
The genomic region above belongs to Chitinophaga sp. 180180018-3 and contains:
- a CDS encoding alkaline phosphatase family protein — protein: MKKTVVIDVVGLSSSLLEHLPFLKAYTQQRHLATVNPMLPAVTTAVQSTYLTGQWPSEHGIVGNGWYDRTDAEIKFWKQSNKLVDAPKIWDRARKLDPSFTCAQMCWWYNMYANVDYSLTPRPNYLSDGRKVPDCYTTPSSLRDHLTEQLGRFPLFNYWGPTANIKSSQWIVDATIITDKMYDPTLTFVYLPHLDYCLQKFGQDPVRNAKELKEIDDLCKQLISYYQQKNCEPIVLSEYGITNVNNPVHLNRILRQEGLLALREENGLELLDAGASKAFAVADHQLAHIYINDPSCYKKVRTILENVPGVQLVLDREGKRQHQLHHPRAGDLIAVADSNSWFTYYYWLDDKKAPDFARIVDIFRKPGYDPVEMFMNPADPFVKLKAGFKLLKKKLGFRYLMNVIPLDATLIKGSHGRLEENPIYHPVVISPRALSKTSLDAVDVYEVIWNQLTGK